A portion of the Phoenix dactylifera cultivar Barhee BC4 unplaced genomic scaffold, palm_55x_up_171113_PBpolish2nd_filt_p 001141F, whole genome shotgun sequence genome contains these proteins:
- the LOC103696009 gene encoding AP2-like ethylene-responsive transcription factor At1g16060: MDVMLVKSEVNSSGRQLTAMATHPQDSSPTVKRIKRRRREPASPAIAADANGEIIDQPATSSTVKRSSRFRGVSSKRSCRHIWTGRFEAHLWDKGSWNTTQRKKGKQVYLGAYDEEEAAARAYDLAALKYWGPTTITNFPVSDYENEIQIMQNVTKEEYLASIRRHSSGFSRGLSKYRGVARHHHNGRWEARIGRVFGNKYLYLGTYSKHRNFNNSHVLLPLDLQIKTYESTIIVAGTQEEAARAYDIAAIEYRGINAVTNFDLSTYIRWLRPGATNALKITQEQHVNGEAHAVQPPTNLFSSAESETLSHCSPLVAENVISSCKEEFVHHEFPGSSSSSKSSPTALSLLLKSSMFRQLMEKNSRALTEELEEEMKDWKQQMGADIEYQGILYEGIADMPYGYSPDGDNGRRIELQESVSYYDQSEQSIWNGVVSMALLQ; encoded by the exons ATGGATGTGATGTTGGTGAAAAGTGAGGTTAACAGCAGCGGAAGGCAACTAACTGCCATGGCAACCCATCCACAGGACAGCAGTCCGACGGTCAAGCGCATCAAGAGGAGGAGGCGAGAGCCTGCGTCGCCGGCCATTGCAGCTGATGCCAATGGGGAGATCATTGATCAGCCTGCTACCAGCAGCACTGTTAAAAGAAGTTCAAGGTTTCGCGGGGTTAGCAG CAAGCGATCATGCAGGCACATATGGACAGGCCGTTTTGAAGCCCATTTGTGGGACAAAGGGTCATGGAATACCAcacagaggaagaagggaaaaCAAG TTTACCTTGGAGCTTATGATGAGGAAGAAGCAGCAGCAAGAGCTTATGACCTTGCTGCACTCAAGTACTGGGGGCCTACCACCATCACAAACTTCCCG GTTTCTGACTATGAAAATGAGATACAAATAATGCAGAATGTGACTAAAGAAGAGTATCTGGCCTCAATAAGAAG GCATAGTAGTGGTTTTTCACGAGGTTTGTCCAAATACCGGGGAGTTGCAAG GCACCATCACAATGGAAGGTGGGAAGCAAGGATTGGAAGGGTTTTCGGAAACAAGTACCTCTATCTTGGCACTTACAGTAAGCACCGCAACTTCAACAACTCTCATGTACTACTACCTCTTGACCTCCAAATAAAAACATATGAAAGTACTATAATTGTTGCAGGTACGCAAGAGGAAGCAGCTCGTGCATATGACATTGCAGCAATTGAGTATAGAGGGATCAATGCTGTGACCAATTTTGACCTGAGTACATACATCAGATGGCTAAGGCCAGGGGCCACCAATGCCTTGAAAATTACCCAAGAGCAACATGTCAATGGTGAAGCTCATGCAGTGCAACCACCCACCAACCTCTTTTCATCAGCCGAATCTGAAACACTCTCGCACTGCAGCCCCTTGGTCGCAGAGAATGTGATCTCATCATGTAAGGAAGAGTTTGTACATCATGAGTTTCCTGGCAGTAGCTCAAGCAGCAAGTCTTCCCCTACTGCTCTAAGCCTCCTACTGAAGTCCTCAATGTTTAGGCAACTTATGGAGAAGAATTCTAGGGCACTCACTGAAGAGCTTGAGGAGGAAATGAAGGATTGGAAACAACAGATGGGAGCTGACATTGAATACCAGGGGATCCTTTATGAAGGAATTGCTGATATGCCATATGGTTACTCCCCAGATGGTGACAACGGACGAAGAATTGAGCTACAGGAGAGTGTTTCTTACTATGATCAGAGTGAGCAGTCAATATGGAATGGTGTAGTGAGTATGGCCTTACTGCAATAG